In Heteronotia binoei isolate CCM8104 ecotype False Entrance Well chromosome 5, APGP_CSIRO_Hbin_v1, whole genome shotgun sequence, the DNA window aagttcttcctaatatttagccaaaaactcttttgattcaatttcaacccattggttttggtctgaccttctggggcaacagaaaacaactctgcaccatcctcttgcCCCAGAaggcagaccagaaccaatgggttgaaattgaatgtaaggcagctttgtgtatgtgaccaatttctcactaggcttgttccagtctcggacccttccccacccccccacccccagtgcttctgtctgatttcacacaagctgccacggagctgcgacttgccccgcctctctcccgtggcaagcagaaaccagttttcagaggatcttgcttgccgcaggaaagaggcagggtaagttgcagctccatggcagcttgtgctGAATCAGAAAGAAGTCCCGGGGGTAAAAGGGCtctgagaccagaacaagcctagtgagaaattggtctgtgTGTTTTTAAATGCAAATGCATTGTAAAGGACTGcaattgtttaaaaaacaaaacagtaaaagCAGATGGACATGCATTACTAACTTACAATATACCCAACTAACTGTAGTCTTGAATTGAATACATTTTGCATCAAATCAGTATACCCTAaaagattaaaatattttaacagGAGATGTTAGAATTTCCATAGCTGTTGATCATTAGGTATTTCAGCTTTATGTTTGTTCCTTTCTGTTACAAAACAGAAAATGTATATTAAAGTACCTtaacactgcatttttaaaattcctaTTCTTACTTCACCTTTGGATTGTCAGCcagttgtatgtgtgtgtgcgtgtgcttttgggggaggggggagtgttgtTGCACATTACTCTCCTTTTGCCATGAAATGTTCAAAATGTGCATGCAAATTTTAGTCCTAATATAAGCCCACTGCCCTGAGGCACCAATGGTTTGGAAACACTGACAAAGTACTGTTTCCTCTAAGCTAACTGGGTCCAGGGCAGCAGCTTGACATCCCAGGAAGAAGACAGAATAGAATATGAATCATTTCCTTCCCAAGTCAAGGCTTCTTACCAACATGGACTCTCTGGTGTGAAATGAGGTGTGATTTCTGATTGAAACTTTTCCCACAGTTGGGGCacttaaaaggtttctccccagtgtgaagaCGCTGGTGTATAACTAGCCCAGAGTTGAAGCTAAAGCTCTTCCCACAGTCCTTACATGTATATGGCTTCTGTCCCGTGTGTATGCCTTGGTGTGAAATAAGGTGTGACCTTTGATTGAAGCTCTTCCCACAATCTGAGCACATGTAgggcttctccccagtgtggattcgCTGGTGGATCACAAGACCTGAGTTATAGCTAAAACTTTTCCCACAGTCGGGGCATTTGAAAGATTTCTCTCCCACGTGCGTCCGCTGATGTGAGAGCAGGTGGGACTTCTGACTGAAGCTCTTCTCACAGTCGGAGCAGTTGTagggcttctcccccgtgtggattcGCTGGTGTATGATGAGCCCAGAGTTGTAGCtaaagcttttcccacagtcaaagcatttaaagggcttctctcctgtatgagTCCCCCAGTGGGAGGTCAGGTGTGACCGCTGGTTGAAGCTTTTCTCGCAGTCAGGGCACTTGTAGGGCTTCTCACCTGTATGAATCCTCTGATGCACCATCAGGCCTGAATGGTTGCGAAAGGTTTTTTCACAGACAATACACAGGTAAGGTTTCTCTCCCAAATGGACGATCTGAGGTTTCACAAGATCAGAGCCCTGATGGAAGTCCTCCTCATGCTTCCTGCGTGCAATCTCACTTTCTCCAATATGGATCAGCTGCTGGATAACTATCTGGTCCAGATTTTTGAAATGCTTGTCTTTGTGGTGAGCACCACTGCCCTGTCTTTTGACCGAGATGGCTGTTCCTTGCCTCTCTGACAAATATTTGCTCTCACTGTCTCTTTCCTGTTTGATGCTAAGAGAAACTCTCTCTGCAGATCTCCCTGCTGGCAACACATCGGTTTCCACTTGTTCCGGATCTCCCTTCAGAGGCATCTGCTCATCAGTTGCCATCTCATCCCCTGTTGAAAAAAACAGAATTCAGGACTGGAAACATTCTGTGTCTTTCTATTGCCCCTCCTTAGGTTGCCCCTACAGATCCAGAAAATCAGGTATGTGTGGGCGGGGGAGGAACAAACAAATCAGCATGAATGAGTGTATGCAGCCTAAATCCTGAATGGTCACTGAAGTTTGTCTTGTAGCTAGGTTAATGTATGGGAGCATATATAGCCACCTGAGTGGCCctaatgagggcagaaaggtagggtctgaatcttaaaaataaatgaaaaatataaaCACATTGCATTCTGAAATCCCATTATATCAGATTCCTCCAGCCTTCACTTATTTATTTAGGGGTAATACTTTTCTCCACAAGgggaacccaaaatggcttacaacctCCCCTCTCTCATCTTATCTGCAAAACAACCACCCTCTGAGGCAGTCCAAGGTAatccagcaacc includes these proteins:
- the LOC132572364 gene encoding zinc finger protein 239-like, which produces MATDEQMPLKGDPEQVETDVLPAGRSAERVSLSIKQERDSESKYLSERQGTAISVKRQGSGAHHKDKHFKNLDQIVIQQLIHIGESEIARRKHEEDFHQGSDLVKPQIVHLGEKPYLCIVCEKTFRNHSGLMVHQRIHTGEKPYKCPDCEKSFNQRSHLTSHWGTHTGEKPFKCFDCGKSFSYNSGLIIHQRIHTGEKPYNCSDCEKSFSQKSHLLSHQRTHVGEKSFKCPDCGKSFSYNSGLVIHQRIHTGEKPYMCSDCGKSFNQRSHLISHQGIHTGQKPYTCKDCGKSFSFNSGLVIHQRLHTGEKPFKCPNCGKSFNQKSHLISHQRVHVGKKP